ccatagatccccctctctgccccatagatccctccttgtgccccatagatccctccttGTGCCCCATACATCCAATCTGTGACCCATAaacccccctctctgccccatagatccctccctctgccccatagatccctccctctgccccatagatccccctctctgccccatagatccctccctgccccatagatccctccctgccccatagacccctccctctgccccatagatccctccctctgccccatagatccctccctgccccatagatccctctctctgccccacagatccctccctctgccccatagatccccctctctgccccatagatccctctctcggccccatagatccctctctctgccccatagatccctctctctgccccatagatatccctctctgccccatagaccccttcctctgccccatagatccctccctgtgccccatagatccctccttgtgccccatagatccaatctgtgccccatagacccctccttgtgccccatagatccaatCTGTGACCCATAaacccccctctctgccccatagatccctccctctgccccatagacccctctctgccccatagacccccctctctgccccacagatccttCCCTCtaccccatagatccctctctgccccatagatccctccctctgccccatagatccctccttGTGCCCCACAGATCAAATCTgtgacccatagacccctctctctgccccataaacccctcctctgccccatagatcactctctctgccccatagatcactctctgccccatagatccctctctctgccccatagatccctcctctgccccatagatccccctctctgccccatagatccctccctctgccccatagacccctccctctgccccacagacccctctctgccccatagatccccctctgccccatagatccctctctctgccccatagacccctccctctgccccatagatccctccctctgccccatagacccctctctctgccccatagacccctccctgccccatagacccctccctctgccccatagatccctccctctgccccatagacccctctctctgccccacagacccctccctgccccatagacccctccctctgccccatagatcccccctcacccccttttcCCGCGCTTTCCCCCCGCCCCGGTCGCTCCCCGATGACGTCACACACACCCCCTCCCCCGCGTCGCTCACCGATGACGCGTCCCGAGGCGCACCCCGCCCCCAGCGCGCGCCCCCCCGCGGGCGCCAGGCGGCAGCGCAGCAGCGTGTGCAGCACCACGTGACCCCGGAACGTCTGCAGCGACGGGTCCCCCGgaagcgccgccgccgccgctagGGGGGGTGACGTCATCACGTAAaaaggagggggcgtggccacgcgcgcgcgcgcccgccccccccccccgcgcggTCGCCATGGCAACAAAAAGGGCGGGAAAGGTGAGGCGGGAAACGGAGCGTGAGGAGAGGGGGCGttaattaaaggtaattaaagggAATTAAAGGGGAATGAGGCGATTATTGAGGTAATTAAAGGGGTAAATAGGGGGATGGAGGCGGGATAAGGGGTAATGAAGGGCGAATTGagaggttatgggggtaattggggggggaaaggggtaaTAGAGGTTTAATGAAGGGGTAATTAGTGGAAAAATTGGGGTAATTAAGGGATTAGGAGAGTCATTAAGGGATTAGGGGAGTCATTAAGGGATTAGGAGAGTAATTAAGGGTGATTAAGAGCGAATTCagaggttatgggggtaattgggggggaAGGGGTAATAAAAGCTTAATGAGGGGGTAATTAGTGGGAAATTGAGAGGTTATTGGGGTAATTAAGGGATTATGAGAGTCATTAAGGGATTAGGGGAGTCATTAAGAGGTTAGGGGAGTAATTAAGGGTGATTAGCGGGTGATTAAGAGTAATTAACGGGTGATTAAGGGCAAATTCAGAGGTTATGGGGGTAagtgggggggaaaggggtaaTAGAGGTTTAATGAAGGGGTAATTAGTGGGAAGTTGAGAGGTTATTGGGGTAATTAAGGGATTAGGGGAGTCATTAAGGGATTAGGGGAGTCATTAAGCTATTAGGACAGTAATTAAGGGTGATTAAGGGCAAATTCagaggttatgggggtaattgggggggaaaaggggtaaTAAAAGCTTAATGAAGGGGTAATTAGTGGGAAATTGAAAGGTTAttggggtaattaaggggttaGGAGAGTCATTAAGGGATTAGGGGAGTAATTAAGGGATTAGGAGAGTCATTAAGGGTGATTAAGAGCAAATTCagaggttatgggggtaattggggggaAAGGGGTAATAGAGGTTTAATGAAGGGGTAATTAGTGGGAAATTGAGAGGTTATTGGGGTAATTAAGGGATTAGGAGAGTCATTAAGGGATTAGGGGAGTCATTAAGCGATTAGGACAGTAATTAAGGGTGATTAAGGGCAAATTCagaggttatgggggtaattggggggaaaaggggtaATAGAGGTTTAATGAAGGGCTAATTAGTGGGAAGTTGAGAGGTTATTGGGGTAATTAAGGGATTAGGAGAGTAATTAAGGGTGATTAGCGGGTGATTAAGAGTAATTAATGGGTGATTAAGGGCAAATTCagaggttatgggggtaattgggggaAAGGGGTAATAGAGGTTTAATGAAGGGGTAATTAGTGGAAAATTGAGAGATTATTGGGGTAATTAAGAGATTAGGAGAGTCATTAAGGGATTAGGGGAGTCATTAAGGGATTAGGGGAGTCATTAAGGGATTAGGGGAGTCATTAAGGGTGATTAGCGGGTGATTAAGAGTAATTAACGGGTGATTAAGGGCAAATTCagaggttatgggggtaattgggggaAAGGGGTAATAGAGGTTTAATGAAGGGGTAATTAGTGGAAAATTGAGAGATTATTGGGGTAATTAAGAGATTAGGAGAGTCATTAAGGGATTAGGGGAGTCATTAAGGGATTAGGGGAGTCATTAAGGGATTAGGAGAGTAATTAAGGGTGATTAGCGGGTGATTAAGAGTAATTACTGGGTGATTAAGGGCAAATTCagaggttatgggggtaattggggggaAAGGGGTAATAGAGGTTTAATGAAGGGGTAATTAGTGGGAAGTTGAGAGGTTATTGGGGTAGTTAAGGGATTAGGGGAGTAATTAAGTGATTAGGAGAGTAATTAAGGGTAATTAACGGGTGATTAAGGGCGAATTCagaggttatgggggtaattAAGGCGTCATCGGGGTAAGTGGGGGtgaatcccagtcccccctttccccctcccagttcatcccagtccctcccagtgcctcccagtcccccccaatcccctcccagtcccccccaatcccctcccagtccctcccagtccctcccagtcccccccaatcccctcccagtccctcccagtcccccccagtgccccccaatcccctcccagtccctcccagtccctcccagtgcgtACGGGGGGGCGCCTCCTCCCAGCGATAGTCCCAGCTCTGGGTGGCCACGGCCCTCCTGGCGGCGGCCACGGCCCCGTCCCCCGCCGGGCGCCTCAGGTCCCACAGCTTCGCCGTCTGGTCCTTGGAGTTGGACACCAGGTGCCGCCCGTCGCCCTTGGCGGGGGGAcacaaaccagtataaaccagtataaaccagtacaaaccagtacaAACCCCCTTCACCCCACCCCCCAGGCCCCAAATCCCAGCCCCGAGCTCCCAGTTGCCTCCCCGAGGCCTCTGGAAACCATCCCGTCCCCGCTCCTCCCAccccagttgcctcccagtagctcccagttcagcccagtccCCTCGTTCCCCccgcccagtgcctcccagtccctccataccccctcccagtccctcccagtgcccccagtccctctcccagttcatcccagtgccctcctagggcccccagttgcccccttcccccctcccagtccctcccagtccccccagttctcctcccagtccccccagttctccTCCCAGTGGCCCCATtacccctcccagtgcttcccagtgctcccagtgcccctcccagtgccccctaatcccctcccagtgccccctaatcccctcccagtgcctcccagtccctcccagtcccccctattccccctcccagtgccccccaatccccttcCAGTCCCCCCAttacccctcccagtgctcccagtgccccctaatcccctcccagtgcccccaatccccctcccagtccctcccagtgccccccaatcccctcccagtccctcccagtccctcccagtgcccctagtgcccctcccagtgctcccagtcccctcccagtgccccccaatcccctcccagtgccctcattcccccccccagtccctcccagtgccccccaatcccctcccagtgccccccagtccctcccagtcccccccagtgcccccattccccctcccagtccctcccagttcccccattccccctcccagtgcccccaatcccctcccagtgcccccattccccctcccagtccctcccagtccctcccagtgcccccctttcccttcccattccccctcccagtgcccccattccccctcccagtgcccccaatcccctcccagtgcccccattccccctcccagtcccccccagtgccccccaatcccctcccagtccctcccagtccctcccagtgccccccagtccctcccagtccgtcccagtgcccccccctcACCGGGCTGTGGATGAAGGTGACCCCGCCGCGGTGCCCGGCCAGGCGGCAGACGGGGCGGTGGCCGCGGTGCCCGAGGCTCCGTCGGTCCCAGAGCCGCACCAGCCCGTCGTCCCCCCcgctcagcaccagctgccccCCGGCGTCCGCCAGCGCCACCGCGTTCACGTCCGCCTCGTGCGCCTCCACCTGACCCCCCCCCAGTACAcaccagttcaccccagtccaCCCCAGCGCCCCATAAccacctcccagtcccccccagtcccccccccggggctcccagtagctcctacagcatctcccaggCTTCTGAAGACCATCCCACCACgggttcctcctccctctctccctcccagtagctcccagtagctcccagttcaccccagtcccccccagcgccccataaccacctcccagtcccccccagtgccccccccggggctcccagtagctcctacagcatctcccaggCTTCTGAAGACCATCCCACCACgggttcctcctccctctctccctcccagtagctcccagttcctcccagtccaCCCCAGCGCCCCATAAccacctcccagtcccccccagtgcccctcccagtgctcccagtagctcctacagcatctcccaggCTTCTGAAGACCATCCCACCACGGGTTCCTCCTCCTTAtctccctcccagtagctcccagtagctcccagttcaccccagtcccccccagcgccccataaccacctcccagtcccccccagtcccccccccggggctcccagtagctcctacAGCATCTCCAGACCTTCTGGCCACCATCCCAGTTCCACCACCTCCACCTTCTTCACGTCTTCTCCCCCCCCGAATTCCCAGATTTTGCTTCAAAAGTCACCGTTTTCTCCCCgaattccccattttcccacAAATTCCCtgattttccccccaaatttcccccttttccccccaaatttctccattttcccctcaaattccctgattttccccccaaatttcccccttttccccccaaatttctccattttcccctcaaattccccattttctccccaaattccccatttccccccaaatttccccaaaATCTCCCAATTTTCTCTCCAAATTTCCCAATTTCCCCCAactttccccattttcccccaaattccctgttttccccccaaatctccccattCTCTCTCCAAATTTCCCATTTTCCCGCCAAATTCCCCAATTTCCCCTCAAACATCCCCAATTTCCCCAATTTCTCCCTCAAatatccccattttccctccaaatttcctcattttcccccaGATTTCAtcattttcccccaaatttcatcattttcccccaaatttccccattttcccccaaattccccaattttccccccaaatttcccattTTCCCAAATTCCCCAATTTTCTACCCAAATCTCCccattttctctccaaatttccccattttccccacaaatttccccattttccccccaatttCCCCCAATTTCATCCCAAATTCCCCAATTTTCTCTCAAATATCCCCaattttctccccaaattccccattttccccctaattccccaaattttcccccaattttccccattttccccccaaatttccccattttccccccaaatttccccattttccccccaaattccccaaatttcccTCCAAATTTCTcaattttccccccaaatttcacAATTTCCCCCTaattccccaaatttcccccaaacttcccaaatttccccccaaattccccaaatttcccccaaacTTCCCAAATTTCCTCCAAACTtcccaaatttcccccaaacttcccaaatttcccccaaattttcatcaaaatttgccaaatttcccccaaattcgccaaattttctccaaaattccccaaatttcccccaaacttcccaattttcccccaaattccccaaatttcccccaaacttcccaaatttccccccaaattccccaaatttcCTCCAAACTtcccaaatttcccccaaacttcccaaatttcccccaaattttcatcaaaatttgccaaatttcccccaaattcctcaaattttccccaaaatttgccaaattttctctgaaattccCCAGATTTCCCCCAAACTTCCCAAATTTCCTCCCAAATTTCCCCAAACTTCCCAAATTTCCCCCTAAATTTTgcaatttcccccaaattcaccaaattttctccaaaattccccaaatttcccccaaacttccccaaatttcccccaaacTTCCCAAATCTCCCCCCAAATTTTGCAATTTCCCCCAAAATTTCacaatttcccccaaattccccagATTTTCACCAAAATTTGccaaatttcccccaaattcgCCAAATTTCCCCCAAACTTCCCAAATTTCCTcccaaattccccaaatttcccccaaacTTCCCAAATCTCCCCCCAAATTTTgcaatttcccccaaattttcATCAAAATTCGCCAAATTTCCCGcaaattccccaaattttcTCCGAAATTCCCCAAATTTTCTCCGAAATTCCCCAAATTTTCTCCGAAatcccccaaatttcccccaaacttcccaaatttccccccaaatttcctcCAAACTtcccaaatttcccccaaacTTCCGAAATCTCCCCCAAATTTTgcaatttcccccaaattttcATCAAAATTCCCAAAATTTCACCCAAATTCGCCAAATTTTCTCCGAAATTTGCCAAAATTTCTCCGAAATTCCCCAAATTTTCTCCGAAatcccccaaatttcccccaaacTTCCCAAATTTTCCCCGCAATTCCCGATTTTCCTGACCCGGAGGACGCGGCGCTGGGCCCCTCGGTCGTAGGCGTAGACGCAGCCGTCGTTGGCGCCGCCCCAAACCTCctgcccccccggccccacgGCCAGAGAGAAGAGCGCGAAGCGCCGAtccggggggctggggggggacacagggggggctgccccatagaaaggggggtcctgccccatagaaaggggtccctgccccatagaggggtccctgccccatagaaaggggtccctgccccatagaaaggggtccctgccccatagagggggtccctgccccatagagggggtccctgccccatagaaagGGGTCCTGCCCCCTAGCTCACCGCAGATCCATGGCCGTGTGGGTCTCGTCCTCCCCGTGGATGTCGAATGCGTGAACTGAGGGGGGGggagagacccatagggaccccccgggacccatagagcccatagggacccctagggaccccatagagcccatagagaccccatagagaccatagagacccatagagaccccatagagaccccatagagcccacagagaccccatagagaccccatagagaccccatagagccccatagagaccccatagagaccccatagaccccattgagaccccatagagacccatagagaccccatagagaccccatagagcccatagagcccatagagaccccatagagaccccatagagaccccatagagcccatagagaccccatagagaccccatagagcccatagagaccccatagagccccatagagcccccatagaccccatagagaccatagagaccccatagagaccccatagagaccccatagagcccatagagaccccatagagaccccatagagcccatagagaccccatagagacccatagagcccatagagcccatagaaaccccatagaccccatagagaccccatagagaccccacagagccccatagagaccccataaagacccatagagaccccatagagccccatagagcccatagagaccccatagaccccacagagacccatagagaccccatagagcccatagagaccaatagagaccccacagagccccatagagaccccatagagacccatagagaccccatagaccccatagagaccccatagagcccatagagaccccacagagacccatagagacccctagAGACCCCCTCGAGCCCCGGTCCCGCCCCCCCGCTGACCGTAGGGGGACCAGCTGCAGTAGAGGCCGTGGCGGCCGTCGGGGGTGAAGGCCACGTCCAGGATGCTCCAGCCCACGTCGCGGCCCCGCGTGGAGCgcagcagccgcagcccccgccccgccgccccgtaCACGCGCAGGGAGTGgtctggggggggacaggggagccCCCCGGCGGTCAGCGGGGACCCACAGCGACCCGCGGGGatcaatagggatcaatagggaTCAATATGGAGTCATAAGGATCAATAGAGAATCATAGGGATCAATAAGgatcaatagggacccatagaaatGAATGGAGacccatagggatcaatggggaccccatagggatcaatggggacccatagggatcaatagggaACTATAAGGATCAATGGAGGCCCATAGAgatcaatggggaccccatagggatcaatagaaacccatagggatcaatagagaccccatagggattCCCGTAGAGATCAATGCGGACCCTTAGGGATCAATAGGGATCCATAGGGATCAATAGGAACCCATAGGGATCACTAGGGAGTcatagggatcaatagggacccatagggatgaatggagacccatagggatcaatagggacccatagagatgAATGGAGGcccatagggatcaatggggacccatagggatcaatagggacccatagggatcaatagggaccccatagggattCCCATAGAGATCAATGCGGACCCTTAGGgatcaatagggacccatagagatcaatagagacccatagggatcaatggggaccccacagagaccccatagggatcaatatggacccatagggaccccatagaagccaatggggacccatagggatcaatagagacccatagggaaccaatagggacctatagagaccccatagagccccatagggatcaatggggacccatagagatcaatagagaccccatagagatcaatagggacccatagggaacC
The genomic region above belongs to Phaenicophaeus curvirostris isolate KB17595 chromosome 33, BPBGC_Pcur_1.0, whole genome shotgun sequence and contains:
- the LOC138732518 gene encoding DDB1- and CUL4-associated factor 11-like, with protein sequence MKKFGGPQDLLEEVTSLPARRRFPPPTSGPRRKWRRRRERRRVPVDPPEPEAEGGGADPGPSPFLLELRGGRGPHPDHVTRRLRQRECGRSFSAVEQNRLSSRFLPNAEVFAAAYPHKAFCGVFNGDGSLFVSACQDHSLRVYGAAGRGLRLLRSTRGRDVGWSILDVAFTPDGRHGLYCSWSPYVHAFDIHGEDETHTAMDLRPPDRRFALFSLAVGPGGQEVWGGANDGCVYAYDRGAQRRVLRVEAHEADVNAVALADAGGQLVLSGGDDGLVRLWDRRSLGHRGHRPVCRLAGHRGGVTFIHSPGDGRHLVSNSKDQTAKLWDLRRPAGDGAVAAARRAVATQSWDYRWEEAPPPAAAALPGDPSLQTFRGHVVLHTLLRCRLAPAGGRALGAGCASGRVIVYDVLTGRVLRRLSRHRGCVRDVCWGPQPWRLASASWDGTVRLWGYRDPQAEEDDEEGAPQ